A window of the Agrococcus jejuensis genome harbors these coding sequences:
- a CDS encoding aspartate carbamoyltransferase catalytic subunit, with the protein MRNLLTAALTRDEAIELLDIAEDMDQIHDRDQKKLPALRGRTVVNLFFEDSTRTRSSFEIAGKWLSADVINVSGKGSSVSKGEDLRDTVTTISAMGVDGIVMRHGSSGAPNLVASWIPQIVVNAGDGTHEHPTQALLDAFALRRRIHGDASRGKGLDGVRVAIAGDVLHSRVARSNALLLPALGAEVTIVGPPSMLPPGIGTWAASHTTDFDEVVDSRPDALMMLRVQLERQTGAFVPSAGEYIGGWSLTPERFARLGGDTLVMHPGPMNRGLEISSVAADAAASLVLEQVRAGVSVRMAVLYRLLAGRTDS; encoded by the coding sequence ATGAGGAACCTGCTCACCGCCGCGCTCACGCGCGACGAGGCGATCGAGCTGCTCGACATCGCCGAGGACATGGACCAGATCCACGACCGCGACCAGAAGAAGCTGCCCGCGCTGCGCGGCCGCACGGTCGTGAACCTCTTCTTCGAGGACTCGACGCGCACGCGCTCGTCGTTCGAGATCGCAGGCAAGTGGCTCTCGGCCGACGTCATCAACGTCTCGGGCAAGGGCTCGAGCGTCTCGAAGGGCGAGGACCTGCGCGACACCGTCACGACGATCTCGGCCATGGGCGTCGACGGCATCGTCATGCGCCACGGCTCGTCGGGCGCGCCGAACCTCGTCGCCTCCTGGATCCCGCAGATCGTCGTCAACGCCGGCGACGGCACGCACGAGCACCCCACGCAGGCGCTGCTGGATGCGTTCGCCCTGCGCCGCCGCATCCACGGCGACGCGTCGCGCGGCAAGGGCCTCGACGGCGTGCGCGTCGCGATCGCCGGTGACGTGCTGCACAGCCGCGTCGCACGATCGAACGCGTTGCTGCTGCCCGCGCTCGGCGCCGAGGTGACGATCGTCGGCCCGCCGTCGATGCTGCCGCCCGGCATCGGCACGTGGGCCGCGTCGCACACGACCGACTTCGACGAGGTCGTCGACAGCCGACCGGATGCGCTCATGATGCTGCGCGTGCAGCTCGAGCGGCAGACGGGCGCGTTCGTGCCGAGCGCCGGCGAGTACATCGGCGGCTGGTCGCTCACGCCCGAGCGCTTCGCGCGCCTCGGCGGCGACACCCTCGTCATGCACCCCGGCCCCATGAACCGCGGCCTCGAGATCTCGTCGGTCGCCGCCGACGCCGCGGCCTCGCTCGTGCTCGAGCAGGTGCGCGCAGGCGTCTCGGTGCGCATGGCCGTGCTCTACCGACTCCTGGCAGGAAGGACCGACTCGTGA
- the pyrR gene encoding bifunctional pyr operon transcriptional regulator/uracil phosphoribosyltransferase PyrR, translated as MPARTVLQEADIARALTRIAHEILEANRGPESLVILGIPTRGALLAERIAARLGEITGTDFTGRTGTLDVTMHRDDLARTGTRPTQPTRIPASGIDGQTVVLVDDVLYSGRTIRAALDALTDLGRPAAVRLAVLVDRGHRQLPIRADYVGKNLPSAASEHVSILLAEVDGQDAVTIQEGSAR; from the coding sequence ATGCCTGCGCGCACCGTGCTGCAGGAGGCGGACATCGCCCGCGCGCTCACGCGCATCGCCCACGAGATCCTCGAGGCCAATCGCGGCCCGGAGTCCCTCGTCATCCTCGGGATCCCGACCCGCGGCGCCCTCCTCGCGGAGCGCATCGCCGCCAGGCTCGGCGAGATCACCGGCACCGACTTCACGGGCCGCACCGGCACGCTCGACGTGACGATGCACCGCGACGACCTCGCCCGCACCGGCACGCGTCCGACGCAGCCGACGCGCATCCCCGCCTCCGGCATCGACGGCCAGACCGTGGTGCTCGTCGACGACGTGCTCTACTCGGGCCGCACCATCCGGGCAGCGCTCGACGCGCTCACCGACCTCGGGCGCCCCGCGGCCGTGCGCCTCGCGGTGCTCGTCGACCGCGGCCACCGCCAGCTGCCCATCCGCGCCGACTACGTCGGGAAGAACCTGCCGAGCGCCGCGAGCGAGCACGTCTCGATCCTGCTCGCCGAGGTCGACGGGCAGGATGCCGTGACGATCCAGGAGGGCAGCGCCCGATGA